One segment of Candidatus Manganitrophus noduliformans DNA contains the following:
- a CDS encoding rubrerythrin family protein, with protein MAKPLNGTKTHDNLKHAFAGESQANRRYLYFARKADIEGQPDIAGVFRDTAEGETGHAFGHFDFLKEVGDPATGSPVGDTAVNLQSAIDGETYEYTQMYPGFAKMAREEGFDEIAAWFETLARAEKSHAGRFQKALDSIKGK; from the coding sequence ATGGCAAAACCACTCAACGGAACCAAAACCCACGACAACCTGAAGCATGCGTTCGCCGGAGAATCCCAGGCGAACCGCCGGTATCTTTATTTTGCTCGGAAGGCCGATATCGAAGGCCAGCCCGACATCGCCGGCGTTTTTCGCGACACGGCGGAAGGCGAAACCGGCCACGCTTTCGGCCATTTTGATTTTCTAAAAGAGGTCGGCGATCCGGCCACCGGATCACCCGTCGGGGATACCGCCGTCAATCTTCAGTCGGCGATCGACGGCGAGACCTATGAGTACACACAGATGTACCCCGGCTTCGCCAAGATGGCGCGCGAGGAAGGATTCGATGAGATCGCCGCATGGTTTGAAACCCTCGCCCGCGCCGAAAAATCCCACGCGGGCCGGTTCCAGAAGGCCCTCGATTCGATCAAAGGGAAATAA